The Providencia rettgeri genome includes a window with the following:
- the thrC gene encoding Threonine synthase produces MKLYNLKDNNEQVSFAQAVKQGLGKQQGLFFPQDLPEFSAAEIDELLKLDFVTRSSRILSAFIGDEIPSEELAARVKAAFAFSAPVSKVEDDVATLELYHGPTLAFKDFGGRFMAQALGQVAGEQPVTILTATSGDTGAAVAHAFYRLNNVQVVILYPEGKISPLQEKLFCTLGENIHTVAIKDDFDACQALVKQSFDDEELKKALYLNSANSINISRLLAQICYYFEAVAQIPAEKRDQLVISVPSGNFGDLTAGLLAKAMGLPVKRFIAATNVNDTVPRYLVDGQWKPKQTVATLSNAMDVSQPNNWPRIEELFRRKGWSLDELGHGVVSDEVTKETVRELDKKGYLSEPHAAVAYRVLRDQLQEGEYGLFLGTAHPAKFKESVEEILNKAIPLPKELAERAELPLLSHFLPSDFTQLRTFLMKLAPKQ; encoded by the coding sequence ATGAAACTGTATAATTTAAAAGATAACAATGAACAAGTAAGTTTTGCACAAGCGGTTAAGCAAGGGTTAGGGAAGCAACAAGGCTTATTCTTTCCCCAAGATCTGCCTGAATTTAGTGCGGCTGAAATCGACGAATTATTAAAATTAGATTTTGTCACACGTAGCAGCCGTATTTTAAGTGCTTTTATTGGTGATGAAATTCCATCAGAAGAGCTAGCAGCGAGAGTTAAAGCCGCATTTGCTTTTTCTGCGCCAGTTTCTAAAGTTGAAGATGATGTTGCAACGTTGGAGCTATATCATGGGCCAACGCTCGCATTTAAAGACTTCGGTGGCCGCTTTATGGCTCAGGCGTTAGGTCAAGTCGCTGGTGAGCAACCTGTGACCATTTTGACGGCAACTTCAGGGGATACCGGAGCGGCAGTCGCTCACGCATTCTATCGTCTTAATAACGTGCAAGTTGTTATTCTCTATCCAGAAGGGAAAATCAGCCCGCTGCAAGAAAAACTCTTTTGTACACTGGGTGAAAATATTCATACGGTTGCGATTAAAGATGACTTCGATGCGTGTCAGGCATTAGTAAAACAGTCATTTGATGACGAAGAGTTGAAAAAGGCGCTGTACTTAAATTCAGCGAACTCGATCAATATCAGTCGTTTACTTGCTCAGATCTGCTATTACTTTGAAGCGGTCGCGCAGATCCCAGCAGAAAAACGCGATCAACTAGTGATCTCGGTTCCGAGTGGGAACTTTGGGGATCTTACGGCAGGTTTATTAGCCAAAGCAATGGGCTTACCTGTCAAACGCTTTATTGCAGCGACTAACGTAAATGATACTGTGCCGCGTTACCTTGTTGATGGACAATGGAAACCAAAGCAAACTGTGGCTACATTATCGAATGCCATGGATGTTAGTCAGCCGAACAACTGGCCTCGTATTGAGGAGTTATTCCGCCGTAAAGGTTGGTCCCTTGATGAATTAGGCCATGGGGTTGTGAGTGATGAAGTGACTAAAGAAACAGTACGTGAATTAGATAAAAAAGGATATTTATCTGAGCCACATGCTGCGGTTGCTTATCGTGTGCTGCGTGACCAGTTGCAAGAAGGCGAATACGGGCTGTTTTTAGGTACGGCACATCCAGCTAAGTTTAAGGAAAGTGTTGAAGAGATCCTTAATAAGGCCATACCTTTACCAAAAGAGTTAGCTGAGCGTGCTGAGCTACCGCTACTTTCACACTTTTTACCATCTGACTTTACCCAATTACGCACATTTTTAATGAAATTAGCACCTAAGCAATAA
- the cusS gene encoding Sensor kinase CusS — MIKLFRSPVSISIRLIVLISITLSLALLLFSSIMINSVMLHFKQQDEYTLSQINLTIRSLLSEKTNSQDEQFSRIRTILNEHQDLVVYLIDQNGNVLTSSNATVDLISRLKNYDSTKDNADQYLESYRLAESKIKVYRTNDIQQYRLVTALSLNFHHNYLSSLIYNLIISAILLCLFTIAVVYFLVIKGLKPLKEVSDEIKNVTSENLSVRLDPDSVPNELKQLTKSFNQMLVKIEDVFVRQTNFSADIAHEMRTPITNLMTETQISLSKNRSKEELVEVLYSNLEEYNRLSRMISDMLFLAQADDNRLIPEKKMINIKTEIELIFDYFEYLAEENEIKLKLIGETTSIMADKDMLRRAITNLISNAIRYTPKGDSISINISNVKEGIELIISNPGIKIPEEHLAKLFDRFYRVDKSRQRKNEGSGIGLAIVKSIVSAHKGRITVTSDDFSTRFTVFLPIK, encoded by the coding sequence CGTCTTATTGTTTTAATCAGTATTACCCTCTCCCTCGCTTTATTATTATTTAGCTCGATCATGATCAATTCAGTTATGTTACATTTCAAACAGCAAGATGAATATACATTGAGCCAAATAAATCTCACTATTCGCAGTTTATTAAGTGAAAAAACTAACTCACAAGATGAACAATTTTCACGTATCAGAACTATTTTGAATGAACACCAAGATTTGGTTGTCTACCTCATAGATCAAAATGGGAATGTCCTGACTTCCTCAAATGCAACTGTAGACCTCATTTCTCGCCTAAAAAATTATGACTCGACTAAAGATAATGCGGATCAATATCTTGAAAGTTATCGATTAGCCGAAAGTAAAATTAAGGTATATCGCACCAATGATATACAGCAATACCGCCTAGTAACGGCTCTTTCTCTTAATTTTCATCATAATTATCTTAGCTCTCTCATATATAACCTGATAATCAGTGCGATTTTACTGTGTTTATTTACTATTGCAGTTGTTTATTTTTTAGTTATCAAAGGCCTCAAGCCACTTAAAGAAGTTAGCGATGAAATAAAGAATGTAACCTCTGAAAATTTAAGTGTTCGTTTAGACCCTGACTCTGTGCCTAATGAATTAAAGCAATTAACTAAATCATTTAATCAGATGTTAGTAAAGATTGAAGATGTTTTTGTAAGGCAAACGAATTTCTCTGCAGATATTGCCCATGAAATGCGTACGCCAATTACTAATTTAATGACTGAAACTCAAATATCTCTGAGTAAAAACCGCAGTAAAGAAGAGCTAGTTGAGGTGTTATATTCTAATTTGGAAGAATATAACCGTCTATCACGAATGATATCTGACATGCTTTTTCTTGCTCAAGCAGATGATAATAGGCTTATTCCAGAGAAAAAAATGATTAATATTAAAACTGAAATAGAGCTTATATTTGATTATTTTGAATATCTCGCAGAAGAGAATGAAATAAAACTCAAGCTGATTGGTGAAACAACCTCTATTATGGCCGATAAAGACATGTTAAGGAGAGCGATTACTAACTTAATCTCAAATGCTATCCGCTATACCCCAAAAGGCGATTCTATCAGTATTAATATTTCAAATGTAAAAGAGGGAATTGAATTAATCATCAGCAACCCTGGTATAAAAATACCAGAAGAACATTTAGCTAAACTTTTTGATAGGTTTTATCGCGTGGATAAATCAAGACAACGAAAAAATGAAGGAAGCGGTATCGGATTAGCTATCGTCAAATCGATTGTATCAGCACATAAAGGCAGGATCACTGTAACATCAGATGATTTTTCAACACGTTTCACTGTATTTTTACCTATAAAATAA
- the thrB_3 gene encoding Homoserine kinase, which produces MIQDVVAEPYRTQLLPGFAAARQNAKEIGALACGISGSGPTLFAICDEKHIAENMASYLQQHYIQNDEGFVHICRLDLAGARTIG; this is translated from the coding sequence ATGATCCAAGATGTTGTTGCTGAGCCTTATCGTACACAACTATTACCGGGTTTCGCGGCAGCGCGTCAGAACGCAAAAGAAATAGGTGCATTGGCGTGTGGTATCTCTGGCTCTGGGCCAACACTATTTGCTATTTGCGATGAGAAACATATCGCTGAAAATATGGCGAGCTACTTGCAACAACATTATATTCAGAATGATGAAGGCTTTGTGCATATCTGCCGTTTGGATCTGGCCGGGGCAAGGACAATAGGGTAA